Proteins from one Halopseudomonas pelagia genomic window:
- the dut gene encoding dUTP diphosphatase, with translation MHTLQAKVMDPRLGQQWPLPHYATEGSAGLDLRAMLDEPLTLEPGQTQLLPTGLAIHIADPGLAAMILPRSGMGHKHGIVLGNLVGLIDSDYQGQLMVSCWNRSQSAFTIEPGERIAQLILVPVLQAKLDIVDSFDNSQRGAGGFGHTGSH, from the coding sequence ATGCACACACTTCAAGCCAAGGTAATGGACCCGCGTCTGGGTCAGCAGTGGCCTTTGCCGCATTACGCCACCGAAGGCTCCGCCGGACTGGACCTGCGCGCCATGCTGGATGAGCCCCTGACACTTGAGCCTGGCCAGACCCAACTGCTGCCCACCGGACTGGCCATCCATATTGCCGACCCCGGCTTGGCTGCGATGATTCTGCCGCGCTCCGGTATGGGCCATAAGCACGGGATAGTGCTGGGCAATCTGGTCGGCCTGATCGACTCCGATTACCAGGGCCAACTGATGGTCTCTTGCTGGAACCGCAGCCAGAGCGCCTTCACCATAGAGCCTGGCGAACGCATCGCTCAGCTGATTCTGGTGCCGGTGCTGCAAGCAAAGCTGGACATCGTCGACAGCTTCGATAACAGTCAGCGGGGCGCTGGTGGATTCGGCCATACCGGCAGCCATTAA
- the argB gene encoding acetylglutamate kinase codes for MLSRDAATQVSRVLTEALPYIQRFTGKTIVIKYGGNAMESDELKNSFARDIVLMKTVGINPVVVHGGGPQIGDLLKRLNIESQFIEGMRVTDTQTMDVVEMVLGGLVNKDIVNLINQHGGSAIGLTGKDAGLIKARQLKVTRNTPGMDKPEIIDIGHVGEVVEINTKLINSLVCDDYIPVIAPIGVGSDGASYNINADLVAGKVAEALQAEKLMLLTNIAGLMDKAGNVLTGLTTAQVDALIADGTIYGGMLPKIRCALDAVQGGVSSAIIVDGRVPNAVLLEIFTDTGVGTLITNQKQD; via the coding sequence ATGTTGAGTCGTGACGCCGCCACCCAGGTTTCCCGGGTTCTTACCGAAGCTCTGCCCTATATCCAACGCTTTACCGGCAAGACCATTGTCATCAAATACGGCGGAAACGCGATGGAAAGCGACGAGCTGAAAAACAGCTTCGCCCGCGACATCGTGCTGATGAAAACCGTGGGCATCAATCCGGTGGTGGTGCATGGCGGCGGGCCGCAGATCGGCGATCTGCTCAAGCGTCTGAATATTGAAAGCCAGTTCATTGAAGGGATGCGCGTTACCGATACCCAGACCATGGACGTGGTGGAAATGGTTCTCGGCGGCCTGGTGAACAAGGACATCGTCAACCTGATCAACCAGCACGGTGGTAGCGCCATCGGCCTGACCGGCAAGGATGCGGGGCTGATCAAGGCGCGTCAGCTCAAGGTCACGCGCAACACCCCCGGTATGGACAAGCCGGAGATCATCGACATCGGCCACGTAGGCGAAGTGGTGGAGATCAATACCAAGCTGATCAACAGCCTGGTCTGCGATGACTACATCCCGGTGATTGCCCCGATTGGCGTCGGCAGCGATGGCGCTTCATACAACATCAATGCCGACCTGGTAGCGGGCAAGGTTGCCGAGGCGCTGCAGGCAGAGAAACTGATGCTGCTGACCAACATCGCAGGCTTGATGGACAAGGCCGGCAATGTGCTCACCGGGCTGACCACTGCTCAGGTCGATGCATTGATCGCCGACGGCACCATCTATGGCGGCATGCTGCCGAAGATCCGCTGCGCGCTGGATGCGGTCCAGGGCGGCGTCAGCAGCGCGATCATCGTCGACGGTCGGGTACCAAATGCTGTCTTGCTGGAAATCTTCACCGATACCGGCGTGGGTACCCTGATTACCAATCAGAAGCAGGACTGA
- a CDS encoding phosphomannomutase/phosphoglucomutase produces the protein MIKLKKQQTAKAGSTLPSTLTPLLLALIGLALAAIPIWIALFGMGSERYRTDMTRAYATQQAGALNQSIRQLDADLSRLAANPQLQVALQQGGSASMQRLLRYNLAGNLAIYTNAVGRAEVTDAQDAPLSFAALDMIRRAERNMPVPMEVHPVDGQWRLYAVKPLRASENAPIGGTLIAVFELQRLTSALPALPEDSGQITLTQTFPGATAQTLYQAGSGFGEPVSISSVNPAWSIQFMAGPALSAGLVNPLLLLAAVLLALFGLMIGLWQLQRSWTSRLNADAEVLIQLTHGHKAAGLQLGPLVRVGQSIMQLASGSGRTLGPSPERENAGRKPSKPIAREVPDSPAFQNRDILDIDIVDSDDDAFGMSGEQPAGPVIPEIPAEIFRAYDIRGVVGKTLTEEAVYWLGRAIGSESIAADEAKIAVARDGRLSGPALSEQLIRGLMDSGCHVTDLGMVPTPVLYYATHTTEATSGVMLTGSHNPADYNGLKIVIAGETLSEKRISDLHRRLRENDLHEGAGSRRQLDLLDAYRRQITEDVVLVRPLKVVIDCGNGVGGVIAQQLIESLGCEVTPLYCEVDGNFPNHHPDPGKLENLQDLIAEVARQGADVGIALDGDADRLGVVTAKGDMIYADRLMMLFSEDIVTRHPGADIVFDIKCSRRLPMLISRMGGRPVMWKSGHSLIKAKMIETGAMLGGEMSGHIFFKERWFGFDDGLYSACRLLELMSILTQNSGESADIFDKYPVGLVTPEINLSVGEARKFEIIEALKKQAQWGTGKVSTLDGIRVDYPSGWGLVRASNTTPMLVLRFEADQAEELERIQQLFREQLALVASDIQPTF, from the coding sequence GTGATCAAACTAAAAAAACAACAGACGGCCAAAGCAGGATCAACCCTGCCCAGTACTTTGACGCCGTTGCTGCTGGCACTGATAGGTTTGGCTTTGGCGGCGATTCCGATCTGGATTGCGCTGTTCGGCATGGGCAGTGAACGCTACCGCACAGACATGACCAGAGCCTATGCGACGCAACAGGCTGGCGCCCTGAACCAGAGCATTCGTCAACTGGATGCCGACCTTAGCCGGCTGGCCGCCAATCCGCAGTTGCAGGTCGCTCTGCAGCAAGGCGGCAGTGCCAGCATGCAGCGCTTGCTGCGTTACAACCTGGCCGGCAATCTGGCGATTTACACCAACGCCGTCGGCCGCGCTGAGGTGACCGATGCGCAGGATGCGCCGCTCAGCTTTGCCGCCCTGGACATGATTCGGCGCGCCGAACGCAATATGCCGGTACCCATGGAGGTCCACCCGGTGGACGGCCAGTGGCGCCTGTATGCCGTCAAACCCTTGCGCGCTTCAGAGAACGCACCGATTGGTGGCACGCTGATTGCCGTCTTCGAACTGCAGCGGCTTACTTCTGCCCTCCCCGCCCTGCCTGAAGACAGTGGCCAGATTACCCTGACTCAGACCTTTCCCGGCGCCACGGCACAAACGCTATATCAAGCGGGCAGCGGCTTCGGCGAACCGGTGTCGATCTCCAGCGTCAATCCGGCCTGGAGTATCCAGTTCATGGCCGGTCCCGCGCTCAGCGCCGGCCTGGTCAATCCACTACTGTTGCTGGCAGCGGTTCTACTGGCTCTGTTTGGCCTGATGATCGGTCTGTGGCAGTTGCAGCGCAGCTGGACCTCGCGGCTTAACGCGGACGCCGAGGTCCTCATCCAACTGACGCATGGCCACAAGGCCGCCGGCCTGCAACTCGGCCCGCTGGTGCGGGTAGGCCAGAGCATCATGCAATTGGCCAGTGGCAGCGGCCGTACCTTGGGCCCTAGCCCCGAGCGTGAAAACGCTGGCCGGAAACCGTCCAAACCCATCGCCCGCGAAGTGCCTGACAGCCCGGCATTTCAGAACCGGGACATTCTGGATATCGACATCGTCGACAGTGACGATGACGCCTTTGGCATGTCTGGCGAACAGCCCGCCGGGCCTGTGATCCCGGAGATACCTGCAGAGATTTTCCGCGCCTATGATATCCGTGGTGTGGTCGGCAAAACCTTGACTGAAGAAGCGGTGTACTGGCTGGGCCGGGCAATCGGTAGCGAGTCCATCGCCGCAGACGAAGCCAAGATAGCCGTTGCCCGCGATGGCCGGCTCTCGGGGCCGGCGCTCAGTGAGCAGCTGATTCGCGGCCTGATGGACAGTGGCTGCCACGTCACCGATCTGGGCATGGTGCCGACACCCGTACTCTATTACGCCACCCACACCACTGAAGCGACCTCTGGCGTGATGCTCACCGGCAGCCATAATCCGGCCGACTATAACGGCTTGAAGATCGTGATTGCTGGCGAAACTCTCTCTGAAAAGCGCATCAGCGATCTGCACCGGCGGCTGCGCGAGAACGATCTGCACGAAGGTGCCGGCAGCCGCAGGCAACTCGATCTGTTGGACGCCTATCGCCGTCAGATCACCGAAGATGTGGTGCTGGTACGCCCGTTGAAGGTGGTCATTGATTGCGGCAACGGCGTCGGCGGTGTGATCGCCCAGCAATTGATCGAAAGCCTGGGCTGCGAAGTGACGCCACTGTATTGTGAGGTGGACGGCAACTTCCCTAACCATCATCCGGACCCGGGCAAGCTGGAAAACCTGCAGGACCTGATCGCCGAGGTAGCCCGTCAGGGTGCCGACGTCGGCATTGCCCTGGACGGCGACGCGGACCGCCTCGGCGTGGTCACTGCCAAGGGCGATATGATCTATGCCGATCGCCTGATGATGCTGTTTTCCGAAGACATTGTCACCCGTCATCCCGGCGCCGACATCGTCTTTGACATCAAGTGCTCACGGCGCTTGCCGATGCTGATCAGCCGCATGGGCGGCCGGCCGGTGATGTGGAAATCCGGCCATTCGCTGATCAAGGCCAAGATGATTGAAACCGGCGCGATGCTCGGCGGCGAGATGAGCGGGCACATCTTCTTCAAGGAGCGCTGGTTCGGCTTCGATGATGGTCTGTACAGCGCCTGCCGTCTGTTGGAGCTGATGTCCATCCTGACGCAGAACAGTGGCGAGAGCGCCGATATCTTCGATAAGTACCCGGTTGGCCTGGTGACCCCCGAGATAAACCTGAGCGTGGGCGAAGCGCGCAAGTTCGAGATCATCGAGGCGTTGAAAAAGCAGGCGCAATGGGGCACTGGCAAGGTCTCCACGCTGGATGGGATCCGCGTCGACTACCCCTCAGGCTGGGGTCTGGTACGTGCTTCCAACACCACGCCGATGTTGGTGCTGCGCTTCGAGGCCGATCAAGCCGAAGAACTCGAGCGGATCCAGCAACTGTTCCGCGAGCAGCTGGCGCTGGTCGCCAGCGATATACAGCCAACATTCTGA
- a CDS encoding acyl-CoA thioesterase → MQLDDFRFHHTLRVRWAEADMQGIVFNGHYLTYADVGITEYFRAMGQTYSGETGVNGSDFFAVRTLLEYRSPARFDDLLDVHVRIARLGNSSMQFLIGIYRAEELLVNGEIVYVHADQSSRRPSPIPASFRSAVSEFEKVLPEGA, encoded by the coding sequence ATGCAACTGGATGACTTCCGCTTCCATCACACGCTGCGCGTGCGCTGGGCCGAGGCCGATATGCAGGGCATCGTGTTCAACGGCCATTATCTGACCTATGCCGACGTCGGTATCACCGAGTATTTTCGCGCGATGGGTCAGACCTACAGCGGCGAAACCGGCGTGAATGGCAGCGACTTTTTCGCCGTGCGTACCCTGCTGGAATACCGCTCACCGGCACGCTTCGATGATCTGCTGGATGTGCATGTGCGCATCGCCCGGCTGGGTAATTCAAGCATGCAGTTTCTGATCGGGATTTATCGCGCTGAGGAGCTGTTGGTCAATGGCGAAATCGTCTATGTGCATGCCGACCAGAGCAGTCGCAGACCGAGCCCGATTCCTGCCAGCTTTCGTAGCGCAGTCAGCGAATTCGAAAAAGTGCTTCCCGAAGGCGCCTGA
- the coaBC gene encoding bifunctional phosphopantothenoylcysteine decarboxylase/phosphopantothenate--cysteine ligase CoaBC yields the protein MQRLVNKRVLLGVSGGIAAYKSAELIRRLRDAGAEVRVVMTQAAREFITPLTLQALSGHPVHGDLLDPAAEAAMGHIELARWADVVLIAPATADLMARLAQGRGDDLLTTLVLATDAPIALAPAMNQAMWRDAATQANLDTLLQRGVSIFGPGAGEQACGDIGPGRMLEPTDIAMKVAGCFERGSLAGLHLLINAGPTREAIDPVRYISNHSSGKMGFALAEAAAEAGARVTLVAGPVNLPTPPRVQRVDVVSAEDMLHACQDALPADVFIASAAVADYRPAHCADSKLKKDPHSGDGMTLSLVRNPDILATLSSPPAGQARPWCVGFAAETNEVLSYAQGKLKRKNLDLIIANDVSQPGIGFNSDDNAVTLIDRTLQQHSLPHASKQKLARQIIAFIAEQLARQPSSQTP from the coding sequence ATGCAGCGGTTGGTCAACAAACGGGTTCTTCTGGGCGTCAGCGGCGGCATTGCCGCCTATAAAAGCGCGGAACTGATACGCCGGCTGCGTGATGCCGGCGCCGAGGTGCGGGTGGTCATGACCCAGGCCGCGCGCGAGTTCATCACTCCGCTGACACTGCAGGCGTTGTCGGGGCACCCCGTGCATGGTGATCTGCTCGATCCGGCTGCCGAGGCTGCCATGGGTCATATCGAACTCGCGCGCTGGGCTGATGTGGTGCTGATCGCGCCTGCCACTGCCGATCTGATGGCCCGCCTGGCCCAGGGCCGTGGCGATGATCTGCTGACCACACTGGTACTGGCTACTGATGCCCCGATCGCCCTGGCACCCGCCATGAATCAGGCAATGTGGCGCGATGCCGCGACCCAGGCCAACCTCGATACCCTGCTGCAACGCGGCGTCAGCATCTTCGGGCCCGGCGCCGGCGAACAGGCCTGTGGCGATATCGGCCCCGGCCGGATGCTCGAGCCGACTGATATCGCCATGAAGGTCGCTGGCTGTTTTGAGCGCGGCAGCCTCGCCGGCCTGCATCTGCTGATCAACGCCGGCCCCACGCGCGAGGCCATCGACCCGGTACGCTACATCTCCAATCACAGCTCCGGAAAAATGGGCTTTGCTCTGGCTGAAGCTGCCGCCGAAGCCGGGGCACGGGTCACCCTGGTTGCCGGACCGGTGAACCTGCCGACCCCGCCACGAGTGCAACGGGTGGATGTGGTCAGCGCTGAAGATATGCTCCACGCCTGCCAGGATGCCCTGCCCGCCGATGTATTCATTGCCTCTGCTGCGGTAGCCGACTACCGCCCTGCGCACTGCGCCGACAGCAAGTTGAAGAAAGATCCGCATTCAGGAGACGGCATGACGCTGAGCCTGGTACGCAATCCGGATATTCTCGCCACCCTCTCTTCGCCACCAGCAGGCCAGGCACGTCCCTGGTGCGTCGGCTTCGCCGCTGAAACCAATGAGGTGCTCAGCTACGCCCAGGGCAAACTGAAGCGCAAGAATCTCGATCTGATCATCGCCAATGACGTCAGCCAACCGGGTATTGGTTTTAACAGCGATGACAACGCCGTGACCCTGATTGACCGAACGCTGCAACAGCACAGCCTGCCGCACGCCAGCAAACAGAAGCTGGCCCGCCAGATCATTGCTTTTATAGCCGAACAGCTTGCCCGGCAGCCCTCTTCTCAGACCCCATGA
- a CDS encoding DUF4124 domain-containing protein, with protein sequence MLRSFSGVLVGLLISVAAYGQQAQLYRYVDDKGVTVLGNRVPPEFVSRGYEVLDSNGRVREVIPAAPTPEELQATREAREAQARQRQSDTTLLRLYSSQADLDRAHARQLAQIESLIQSARGEIDGVQDRREELQQRAAVQERAGREIDAQILQELAHADDETERLERLIEAKQLEIKEVRASFVHQRARLGYLLGASDSES encoded by the coding sequence ATGCTGAGGTCGTTTTCCGGCGTGCTCGTCGGGCTGCTGATCAGTGTGGCTGCTTATGGTCAGCAGGCGCAGCTCTATCGCTACGTTGATGACAAGGGGGTCACCGTATTGGGCAATCGGGTGCCTCCCGAGTTTGTCAGCCGTGGCTACGAAGTGCTGGACAGCAACGGCCGCGTGCGTGAAGTCATTCCCGCTGCGCCAACCCCCGAAGAGCTCCAGGCCACCCGTGAAGCCCGGGAAGCACAGGCGCGTCAACGCCAATCCGATACCACTCTGTTGCGGCTGTACAGCAGTCAGGCGGATCTGGATCGTGCTCACGCACGCCAGTTGGCCCAGATCGAGAGCCTCATTCAGTCCGCTCGCGGTGAGATCGACGGAGTGCAGGATCGCCGCGAAGAATTACAGCAACGGGCTGCGGTGCAGGAACGTGCTGGCCGCGAGATAGATGCGCAGATTCTGCAGGAGCTGGCGCATGCCGACGATGAAACCGAGCGTCTGGAGCGTTTGATCGAAGCCAAGCAGTTGGAAATAAAAGAAGTACGCGCCAGTTTCGTACATCAGCGCGCACGTCTGGGTTACTTGCTGGGCGCCAGCGACAGCGAGAGCTGA